The Algoriphagus halophilus sequence CCCTGAGATGCTTAAATCCTCAGAGGAAAATCCGATCGAGATTGCTCAAAAGTTAAACTTAATTCAGGAAAGTGATGAATCATCCTTATTGCCAATAGTAGAGGCTGTGTTAGCCGAAAATGCGGGAAAAGTAGCAGAATTTAGATCCGGTAAAAAAGGGCTGATGGGCATGTTTATGGGACAAGTAATGAAAAAGTCCCAAGGCAAGGCCGATCCAAAAGTTGCTACCAAGCTATTGACTAAATTATTACAAAAATAAAATATGAAATATACCTCAATCTTAGTTGCCTTTGTTCTAGGTGTCACCATGCTTTCTTGCGGAAGTGCTGAAGAAGAAAATGACGGCAAAGTAGCGCTTGAAGGAAAAGTGGAAAATGCTCCGGAGGGTTTGATTATTCTTTCCCGCTTTACCGAAAGTCGACCTGTGGTGGTAGATACCCTATCTCTCCAATCAGATGGATCTTTCGAATATACAGTGGACGTGGAAGTTCCCACCTTTTTCGCATTGAATTTATTTGACCAAAGAACAGTAAGACTTGCGCTATATAAAGAGGATGTCCAATTAAATTATGACTTTTCAGATGCTGAAAGTTTGCAAATTTCAGGTTCAAAGGACAGTCAGGAAATGCAGAAAATTGATGGATTGATCGCTGATTATCAGAATAAAGTAAATGAGCTGAATGAGGCTTATTACGAAGCCATGAGTAATAATGATACGGAGACAATCAAAAGAATCCAGTCAGATGCATTACTGTTGGAAGATAACCAAGCCAAACAGGTGAAAGAGGTGATCAATAGCATGGGGGATAGTTTTGCTTCTTTAGCTGCAATTGGTCTTTTGAATTCCAAAAATGAGTTTCAGTTTTTGGATAGTCTGGTAGCTGAATTGGATAAAAAGTATCCTGATACCAAAATGATCATTCAATTAAAACAGCAATTGGATGAGATGAGGGCGCTTTCTATGGGACAAATTGCTCCAGAAATAGAGTTGCCTAACCCAGAAGGTCAGATAGTCAAATTATCTGATTTTAGAGGGAAATATGTGATGATTGATTTTTGGGCTGGATGGTGTAAACCATGTCGTGAAGAAAACCCAAATGTGGTCAGACTATATAATGAATACAAGGATCAAGGATTTGAGGTTTTTGGAGTTTCTCTTGATAGAACCCGTGAAGCTTGGGTAGATGCTATTTTTGAAGATGGATTAACTTGGACACAAGTTTCCGATTTGAAATACTTTAACTCTGTGGCTGCAGAATTGTATCAGATCAACGCTATTCCAGCGACATATTTAATTGACCCAGATGGTAAAATTATTGGGAAGGATTTAAGAGGCCCAAGTCTTGAAAGCAAGCTGAAAGAGATTTTCGAATAATAAAATCAAGTTTAAAAACTAAAATGCCTTCTGATTAAAAATCAGAAGGCATTTTTTTTAAAATTTTAACTAAAACAAAAGGAAGGAGGAAAAAATTACCAAACAGTCCTTCCTTGAAAAATCGTGTCACTTAAAAAGGAATAGCAAAAGTTGTTTATCACCCGAGACAAAACTAGTAAAAAGATTTAAAAGAAAAACAAAAATTAAATTATTCT is a genomic window containing:
- a CDS encoding TlpA disulfide reductase family protein; translated protein: MKYTSILVAFVLGVTMLSCGSAEEENDGKVALEGKVENAPEGLIILSRFTESRPVVVDTLSLQSDGSFEYTVDVEVPTFFALNLFDQRTVRLALYKEDVQLNYDFSDAESLQISGSKDSQEMQKIDGLIADYQNKVNELNEAYYEAMSNNDTETIKRIQSDALLLEDNQAKQVKEVINSMGDSFASLAAIGLLNSKNEFQFLDSLVAELDKKYPDTKMIIQLKQQLDEMRALSMGQIAPEIELPNPEGQIVKLSDFRGKYVMIDFWAGWCKPCREENPNVVRLYNEYKDQGFEVFGVSLDRTREAWVDAIFEDGLTWTQVSDLKYFNSVAAELYQINAIPATYLIDPDGKIIGKDLRGPSLESKLKEIFE